CTATCTCTGCCTTTTTTATTTCACATGCCCTCTGAAATTAATAACGATGCAATCATTATTTTCGTCAACtaataataacaaaatcattATTATGTGTGTtgcaaatattaattaattgtgCACTTACGTACTTGTTgggtttttttattaaaaaaaattatctttaatttttggaaaataaacAGTCAGGTACAATTTAGAGATTATATtacaattaaataatattatatatggtTTTAATTAgatttactatttatttattaaaataaatattaaatatgatGACTTTAGGTATTTTAAATTAGCAAAATTTGTCTGATACGGTATCAtaagtcatattttgtgagacggatattttatttgggtcatccatgaaaaaatgttactttttatgctaagaatattacttttattgtgaatatcggtatgattgacccgtctcatagataaagatttgtgaggccgtctcacaagagaaaTACTCTTTAAATTTATGATGgttttataataatttgtttTATTGTGAATGATATATGatggtttaaattaaattagaatAGGATAAATCTTAGGTTGTCTTTGGATGATAAGATTTGGATTTATCATATAGAAGGATTTGAAATGAATGGATTTCAAATAACAAGGTCAGCTAGTGCAATtgaaattgaagaaaaaaaaatatttgaacattagagatttcaaattctttaagagtgagtctcatgtgagaccgtatcacggatcttaatccgtgaaatgggtcaactctacccatattcacaataaaaagtaatacttttagcataaaaagtaatattttttcatggatgacctaaataagatatccgtctcacaaatacaacccatgagaccgtctcacacaagtttttgacattctttaatttaatttttagtcaacttgatttaataaatttcaaattggAATTTGAAATAAAAGTTTACTCAAGTTGTGtttgtatgaaaaattaggATCTATCGATTTTTGTgagaatttgaaatatattgcaATAGTTAATAAATAAGTAAAAAAATTGCAAGAATGCGGACTTaaaatttatggatttttataacACCCAAAAGAAACGAGATTCCAAATCAATTGATGAATAGAAATGCGACCATAAATTCTTCTATCTTTGAAaagcaaaatttaaaaataaatattgctTGTTTTTAAAGATTAAGTTAATATGCGTATATTAATAAAATCTAAAATAAAATGTTATTAAATATAGAAACTAACATAAATATTTAAGACAATCCAAAGAATTAATTAATAGAAGTATGTTAGTAAAAACTAATATAAAACGATATTAACTATATATttgatggcaaaaacttgtgtgaaacggtttcacgggtcgtattttgtgatacagatatcttatttgggtcatccatgaaaaaatattactttttatgctaagaatattattatttttttattatgaatatcagtagagttgatccgtctcactcatctcacaaaagatctattcatattttttagtattaaatattttttatagaaATATGAAGAGCAAAATCTTGTCCAATAATTACGGGTAGGatatgttaaaaaaatatcaataataatataataatataaagcGGCAAAATGATAGGGAATTTGAGAGGTGTCGTCCCAAACGCAATCACGTGTTGAGGAGGTGCGTATAAGGGGTTGTTTGGCGTGGACAATCTACTTGCAGATAGAGACCGCGTAACCTAACCATATACCCATATACTCATGCCAGAAGGGGTTCAATCTGCCACTGATTTACCGCTCAAGAGGCCGCGCGAGGTAGAGAACCAGGGACCGAACAGCTGTTCTACTATGGAAGTCAACCACAGCGGCGACGGTGCAGCGGAGAACTTGCCCGAGTGCATCTCTGCAGTCATTCCTGGATGGTTCTCCGAGATTAGCCCAATGTGGCCTGGCGAGTTTTTGTGAAATTCTGTTTACCTGAACTGAAGTTGTTTATTTGTGTGGATCTGTGTTTGTTTCTTCATTTATGTTATCTATATATGTGTGTTGTTGTTTAACTTTCCCCGTGTTTTTACTTATCTGTTCGAGGTGATGGATCAAGAAAAATTGGAATGAAACAGAGTTTTTCATTTAAGAAAAAAACGGAGTGTAACTTGATTATTGATGTAAAGGGATTTTTATATGAAATTGGAGTTTTTGTACGGTCTTCGAATGGGAGGTTTTAATTTAGTTGATGAAATCATGCATATAATGTGGTTTTAAGTATGTATTCGAGCTTTGCACAATCAAGAGAATATTGTAGACTTAGATGCCTTTCTGTTTCTCTCTCTTCTCTACCCTTGGATTGATTAATTCGATCACTTTTTTTTTACCGTTTTATGGCTCCTGCCTAACACTTTGCCTCTTGTCGGCAATTGTTCCTTACAACGGTGAGTTTAAAGTATATACATTCTCTCAGTCCCATTTCTCCTCCCGTCTACTTTGTCCTGAATTTATTACATACCTTATGAATTCATTTTTTCCACTCATTGAGTGAATGATGAATTCTTTTGAATATCCGAAATGTAGCATTTTCCTTTCAACAATAATGAAAATGAGAAGTAGGCTCGTAAGTCGCGGAATAATATTGATTTCTCTTTCTTGGTATGTTCAGCTCCGAACTTGTGTGGTTTTCCCTAGTTCTGATTCTCAATTGAGTAGTGTTGGAATTAATGCAGGAGAAGCACACTCTTTAAAGgtagaaaaaatattattccagGGAAAATCTGACTATCAGAATGTGTTGGTTTTTCAGGTTTGTGATGCTCCGTGTAGTAAAAAACACTTAACATTGGTTTGATTCTAGAATTAGTTCGATTTTTCAATTAGTGTCAGTTGATGCATGAATCGTGAAtccttgtttattttttttttcagtcaTCAACTTATGGAAAAGTTCTTGTCTTGGATGGTGTAATTCAACTCACAGAGAGGGATGAATGTGCTTATCAAGAAATGATTGTCCATCTTCCACTTTGCTCATTACCAAATCCAAAAAAGGTATTTGCTTTCTAGTAAGTTTTTGATCTCCCGTAGAAGTATCTAAGATTCTAAGTGGTTGTCAATCTTTGAGGTTTAGGTAAGGATCAGTACAGTTTCAGATTACAGAGATGTAAGTGTCATACTCGGGTGTAGAACTTCACATATGTGCTAAACTTAACatagaaaaataattttgtagAAAAAATGTCATATTTGTCTCCAAGTATTGGTGGGTAGCCAAAAAATTACAATAGCTTACACAATAAATGATAAATGCTTTACATTTATCCAATCTTCGATGACAATTCAAATTGCTTGACTTAAGATTATATTTCTAAAGGGATCATTCCTAACCAGGAAAAATGATTCTGTACTTCACTGTCATCAATTCATTGTCTGTACTGCTCTGTTTTAGGTTCTTGTAATTGGAGGAGGAGATGGCGGCGTCTTGCGAGAAGTGTCTCGTCATTCCTCTGTTGAGAAGATTGACATCTGCGAGATTGATAAGATGGTAGTTGATGTAAGTTATTCATATATTTTCACTTCCTTACATATGTTTATATTTTCAGCTTTTAATGTTTGGGTTTTTAGTTTTCTCTGTTATCCGATGCGGAGTACATGGATAAGTGTCTTTTATCTGCAAATTCTGCTTACGATCCACAATTACTCTGTCCTTGCCTGAGTTTTTGTTAACAAATTTCAGAAGTTAGAACATAGTTATTTGGCTAATTTAAGATAATCAACCGATATATCCCAGGTTTCTAAACAATTTTTCCCCAGTGTGTCTGTCGGCTTTGATGATCCCCGTGTGAACCTGCACATTGGAGACGGTATAGTCAGCTATGACTTCCATTCACTTTTTCTTACCCTccatttatttttatgcatccCCTCTCAATGCATTGAATTATTACATCAGCGGGTTTGCTTCAATCTCTGCAGGAGTTGCATTTCTCAAGGCTGTGCCACAAGGAACTTATGATGCAATCATAGTGGATTCTTCAGACCCAGTAGGTATGTATGTCTTCAGGAAAATTGTTCTCAAGAACTTAAAAAGGTTGCACAAGTTTAATTAACTTTTAACTTTACACTCAGGCCCTGCAAAAGAGTTGTTTGAAAAGCCTTTCTTTGAGTCAGTGGCAAAGGCTCTTCGCCCAGGAGGAGTCGTTTGTACTCAAGCTGAAAGCATATGGCTTCACATGCACATTATTGAAGATATTGTTTCCAATTGTCGCCAAATTTTCAAGGGCTCTGTCAATTACGCTTGGACCACGGTACCAACATACCCAAGGCatactctctctctctctcatttGAATTCACATAAATCATGATTCGTTTTCCTCTCTTTTACGCTCTTCCTGATATATCTCTACACTTACGTGAACGTAGATCTCAAACCAAAATTCTCAGTATTATTATGAATAACTGTTCTTTTGGTGAGCATCTGTTTGCTTGTACGTTAAACTAACCACTCTGCATATTTTCGGACAATTTCTTTTTAGTGGTGTTATGGGATTCATGCTTTGCGCGACCGAAGGTCCCTCAGTTGATTTCAAGAAACCAATCAATCCAATCGATGCAGATATTAGTCATGTCAAAACAAATGGACCTTTGAAATTCTACAACTCTGAGGTACTAGTTTTGCACATATTGCTTTCCCTTTCTACTTGATATGTTCTCCATTGTTTCACCAGTGAATAAGTTCTGCTCTTTCTCCTACTCAGATCCATTCTGCAGCTTTCTGTTTACCCTCGTTTGCCCGGAAGGTGATTGATGCAAAAGTGAATTGACTTTTGTGGAGCAAAATAGAGGCGTAGGCACTACCCTGTTGCTTAGTTTTTTATAAAGAAAAACATATATGGTCCTTGAAGCAGTCCTTTTTTTAAGGAAAATGATCATGTGGGGCAGTTTTGTGATTGTGTATCCATCCTGTTTTAAAATGTGGCAGTTGAATAATACGTGTAACTGAGTTTTTGGACTTCTCTACTTATTTTCTTAGGTTTGGTACTTTGGTTGATTGTGGCTTTGTCTGCAATACTAtttctatatttataataaaaaaatcgtCACATACAACAAATCGTCACATGAAACATTTGGCTTCAATGTGGATGAATTAGCCATATAGTTTCTCATGTGAATCTAATATCTATGTATATCGGGTTGATTCGATTTCGATCCTAGCCTTAGGGGTTGTCATATATATGATGAGCTACGTCTCATTTTTAGGATCCTTCCGGTTGTCATATACGAAGAGCTACATCCCATGTTCAAGTTCAATTACTTGAAATTCTCATGTGGCTCATTTTATGACATTAGTTCTCAAAGGTGAGTCCCGAGTAAAATAGTATTTATGGATGATTCGCCAAGTTTTAACAAAAATTTGTTCCACATTGTCCATTTTACCGACAGTGGTATGATGATAATAAACCATGTAcccatgatttacctcctctcacaaTCCTGTTGGGTTGGGGGTGAGGGGCGCTTAAGATGAACAATTTCACTTTTTGGAGCAATAATAAACCATGTACGTAAGTGGTATTGTACGAAATATTACAAGATATGATGAATAATCACACCCATCTGACGTGATATATTAGCTGGAAGATAATGTCTAAGGCGGACTTCTAGGGGAATTTTCGGGCAACATTGGATGATACGTGATTATGTAGCCTTCCTTAAAACCAAATTTAGCTTAAAAATATGACGAGCAAAGACTAATTTTGGTCTAAAAAACTtttttatttacaaaaaaagGTGAAGATGAAATCACATTTGGAGCTACCCACAAGCTTTCCATATTCTGCCATTTTTAGATTTACAAATTTAGTTAACTTTATATGCTCAATTTGAATATGACTTGAAAAGGATGGGATTGATACTAATTTGTATTTTTCGTCTCCAAAAAGAAATACTGATTTTCAAACAAAAATTTGTGCCCAAATGTTGATAATTGCCCATGACTAAACTGATAAAAATAAGGTATTCATTTACAGCCGGACAGCTCAAGGACATTTCACAGTCAAACGTTACCATATTCCGGATTATGTATGACCTTCTAAATGTAAGAAAATTTTCTGTGACAGCTGTATCTAAAAcaggaaagaaagaaagaaaatatgCATCAAGCCATTTATTTCAATGCTGGCTGTAGTTATTTTCACACTCACCTAACCTATATTTTCTAAATTATGTGTATTGgattcaaataaatttttgtttctaaaaatatatttatacttGATGATTGGGCAAGTATACATAATGCTTGTTCCGTCGTCTATTGGGGATTTAGTCCTATGATTTTTCTAACGTCCCAAATTCGACAATTATCCTTATTGTGTCAATATGGATCTTTTCAGCTTTGCTTATATGGTCACTCACATGGAAAATTTTCACTATACCCGCACATAATTGTCTTAAGTTGTTtaactttgaaatttttaagtGATGAACTTCCGTAAAAATATACAGCTCGACAACGAGACAAGTTTGACCAAACGCGAAGCTCGCCCCGCTAAAAAAAGTCTAGACCTGCGACCCACCCCGTCAAGTTTTTGGACCCccgatattgttattattattattactactatatttatcaatatatacacatacacattattgttttaattattatatatattatatactgttttgaatgttgaaaaatatatttaaaatgtgtgtattgaatatttgaatgttgaatatttgaatgttgaaaataagagttgtaaatattgaaaattagtgtgtgatgatgtaggtaatgatgtattttatttttggattatttgtaaagatttcctataaatagatctctcatttgtgaagaaaattacaattgagtagagagaaaaatattataaagtgtgtagtttggtaaattttgagagtttgagatttttactttttaccataaatttttactttttcacagcacgttatcagcacgaagctctaaaagtcctacatacttttccaagctccaaacagaagaaaaaagtaacaaaagtaattatatttattttactgttatttatttattgtgtatttatttaatatacaatataatgttattattagaaataataaaaataaatttttcataaaattgttataaatcctgggaggatgttaagacgacatcccacactcccggtaagggatacgacaagtataaaagcctataatgtttctaaacaaaataaattatgacactcattataatattatgatatgatatacataattatttaaacatgtctaatattatatatactatattattaccataaaattatacaaatacatacctttatttttttgtacaccaacggtcataaatggtaaaaaaacggctagtttttgccctataaatatgatctcacaaacacattcaatcactccaactttctcttcttctctaaaaattattcatcatcaaatttttcgaagaaaaaagaagatggctttctcaaagatatttttaattattttggttatcatactcacgaatcttgtatttatcggaaaATATCatcctcgtgcgttttctttatttttacaaatacttgtacttgttgtttatccgttactttgtattgtaatatttattaactaataaaatgcattgtaattttttttagtaccaccatgtcaaatttaacaaagctcgaatttgttgcgctcgacgtcacgggaaagaattatatgtcatagactctagatgtagaatgcatcttgagtcattgggtctaagcgaaaccattaaagaaaatggcatatgcacgtcacaagaaaaggcaagaaccatgatatttttgcgtcgacatctcgacgatggattgaaatgtgaatatctgactgaaaaaaatctcatggttttgtggaagggattaaaagaaagattcgaacatataagagaagttatacttccgaccgcccgggatgaatggaatacattgagattccaagactttaaaaaagtcagtgattataattcggcgatgtatagaataatctcgcaattaaaattttgtggacatgaggtcacagaatctgagatgcttgaaaaaacattttccacgtttcatgcatcaaatattactctacagcaacaatatatagtacgtggattcgcgagatattctgaactcatcgcatGTCTTCTTGTAGCGGAaaaaaacaacgagctattaatgagaaatcatcagtcccgacccactggatcaacagcatttccagaagtaaatgctgcaagtaaaaatgaatttaaacctggaaaccaaaatcaatttcaaagacaaggttttggtcgaggccgaggtcgtggacgtggacgtggaattggtcgtggtcgtggacgcggccgtgattttgaaaataatagagatagttatttttataactcatctcaaaagagcgtcccaaaccatccactgaaaaggcatcatgagaatacaagtgttaatgagaatcactcaaaaaaatatgaaagttcttgttacagatgtggtactccaggacattggtccaaagtttgtcgagccctgagcacctttgtaaactttataaagaatcattaaaggggtaaaaaaggagaccaacttcactgaacgcagtgaccgtttgagtgattcaactcattttgatgctggtgattttatgaatgatttctctggaaatgatcaatatgttggtgggatagaaatgaacaatattgatgctgcagattttctcaacgatttctctgaaatgaacaatataatgatagaatataaatgtacaataatttatttttcatgtattcatagaataatgttttattgtataattatgatatgtgttatatttaaatatatattgccagtaatttatttcattgtatatttttttgaagttcaaatatggaaaatgctatgagcaaagctgaagtttgcatacccgatggTGGtgcaacgcacactatcctccgagataaaagatatttcttggaactaaaaccaacaaaaacaacggtaaatacaatatcaggtcctgtagacttgattaaaggatatGGTAAagtacaatttttgttacctaatggcacaaaatttttgatcaatgatgctttatattcaccgcaatcgaaaataaatttgttgagttttaatgatatatattcccatgggtatgatactcaaacaatgaatgaagggaatgagaaatatatgtgtcttatcacatataaatcaggaaagaaatatgtgattgaaaaactaccaatgctccctactggattgcattatacacatataagtctcattgaatcaaacatggtagttgataattcttcgatattaaccaattggcatgatcgattgg
This genomic interval from Primulina eburnea isolate SZY01 chromosome 16, ASM2296580v1, whole genome shotgun sequence contains the following:
- the LOC140816658 gene encoding spermidine synthase 1, coding for MPEGVQSATDLPLKRPREVENQGPNSCSTMEVNHSGDGAAENLPECISAVIPGWFSEISPMWPGEAHSLKVEKILFQGKSDYQNVLVFQSSTYGKVLVLDGVIQLTERDECAYQEMIVHLPLCSLPNPKKVLVIGGGDGGVLREVSRHSSVEKIDICEIDKMVVDVSKQFFPSVSVGFDDPRVNLHIGDGVAFLKAVPQGTYDAIIVDSSDPVGPAKELFEKPFFESVAKALRPGGVVCTQAESIWLHMHIIEDIVSNCRQIFKGSVNYAWTTVPTYPSGVMGFMLCATEGPSVDFKKPINPIDADISHVKTNGPLKFYNSEIHSAAFCLPSFARKVIDAKVN